The genomic window AGCACGGATGGCGTGACTGGAGGTCCTGGTACTCAGCGAGGAGCACAGCTCGTTGATTACGACAACGACGGCTTCCTTGACGTATTCGTATATACCGGTGGCAATACTCTTTTGCTGAAGAACGGCGGCAACACCAACAACTGGATTGCATTCAAGCCGATTGGCACAGGTAATAACAAATCGGCAATCGGAGCAAAGTTCACCGTGTGGACTGGAGGGCATAAGCAGATTCGCGAGATCAGCGCTTCGGGCGGTTCCGCAGGCATGGGCGGAACATTGAGAGCAAACTTCGGACTTGGAACGGCGACCGCGGTTGACAGCGTGCACGTTCAGTGGCCCGACGGCAACAGCCAGACCCTTGTCCTCAAAGATGGCGTTAACCGATATTATACCGTCAGAGAAGGCGACCTTGTTCCCGCGGTCCCGGTGCTTGTAAGTCCGAAGAATGACTCGACTGGAGCTCCGACATCCATGACGTTAAACTGGAACAGCTCCGCAAATGCTGCCCATTATCAGGTACAGCTCTCTCTTGATCGGACGTTTGCAACAAATGTCGTTGCGAACGATTCTTCGTTGACCACAACGAGCAAATCGGTCAGCGGACTCGGCTATAGTTCATGGTACTACTGGCGTGTCCTTGCTTACGATACGTTCTACACAAGCGGCTATTCAGTTGTAGATTCTTTCCAGACGATCGTGCAAGCTCCGACAGCAGTGCCGACGTTGCTGTCGCCGGCAAACAATGCAACGAACCAGCCTTACAAGCTTAAACTGGTGATAAGCAAGACATCGGATGCTGCGCAATATAACTGGCAGGTGACGACAGACGGTACATTCGGTTCGACCTTCGCCGTCAACGATTCAACTATCGACACGACGAATACCGTGACATTAGCAGGCGGCACGAAGTATTTTTGGCGTGTACGCGGAGTTAATCCCGGCGGTGCGGCCAACTTCTCGTCTGCCGATACGTTTACTGTCATGACAGTTCCGGCGGTAGCGGTGCTCGCGTTCCCGGCCCAGGGTCAAGTCTCAATTCCTGCCGACACTCTGGTTCTGAAGTGGCATTCGGTGGCGGCTGACACCGGCTACATTTGCCAAATTTCTACCAGCAAATCGTTCTCGTCGTTGGTTTTCACTTCCGATACGACGAGAGACACGACGTTTAAAGCTACGTCGCTGCAGACTCTAACGTGGTATTACTGGCGCGTAGCCTCGTACAACGCCGGCGGCGCGAGTGCGTTTACTGCGGTGGACTCTTTCCAGACGATCGTTCCGATCCCTGCTGCTCCGTTGCTTTCTTCGCCTCTAGCCAGCGCAACGGGCGTGGCGCGATTGACCACCTTTGTATGGCGCTCGGTAACGTACGCGTCAAAGTATCACCTCCAGGTTTCTACAGCCAACGACTTCTCCGCTGTGGTTCGCGACACGACTGTAGGTGATACGACCGCGACTTTGACGAATCATTTGGACGCCAGCACAAGATACTATTGGCATGTCAGCGCAATAGATACTGCTGGAGAAGGTGCGTTCGCGTCAACCAGGTTATTCACCACAGGATTAGTGGATGCACTCAACGAACAAGGCGGTCCTCCAAAAGAGTTCGCTCTGTTCCAGAACTATCCGAATCCTTTCAATCCATCTACAATGATTAACTATGACATACCAAAGAATGCGTATGTCAAGGTAGTTATCTACGATGTACTTGGCCGAGTCGTTGCAACGCTGGTAAACGGTGTGCAGCAGCCAAGCCATTATAGTGTAGAATGGAACCCGGCAGGCTTGAGCAGCGGAATTTATTTCTGCCGTATCCAGGCCCAAAGCCAGGATGGATCAGGCAATTTTGTCTCGGTGAAAAAACTGGTTTACATGAAGTAAGATTTAATAGCGTTTAGCCAAGAACCGATAGCTAATAGCTAACGGACTTATTGCAAGTAAATCTTCTCCTTATGGTTATCCCGACCCGGCCTCATCCGGGTCGGGATATTTTTTCGGATCTACTAATTGTCGGAAAGGTTATGCAGACGAAAACACGGGCAATGTTTTTTCTAATCATAGCGACAATTATGCTCGTCAATCCGGCAATCGTACCGGGGGCTGATAAGAAGGGAGCTTACTATACAGGGGTTTATGAAAACCTGTTTGCAGAATTGTTGGGTAAGAATGAGTCACAGGTAAAATCCAAACTCGACAGCGCTTTCAGCCAGTTATTTTTTGGGAACGACAGCACACAGCGGGTGTATTTCCCTGACAGCTCCGACTCTACCATGGCATATGTCGAGGATATTGCGAACCATGATGTCCGGACTGAAGGCATGTCTTATGGGATGATGATTGCGGTGCAAATGGATAACAAGAATGTGTTCAATCGGATTTGGAAGTGGGCAAAGTCTTACATGCAGGTCAAAAGTGGTCCGCACGAAGGATATTTCGCATGGCACTGCAGACCCGACGGGACACTTCTTGACTCGAACGCCGCGTCCGACGGTGAGCAATGGTTCGTGATGTCCCTGTTTTTCGCGTCGGCGAGATGGGGAAACGGCGATGGGATTTACAATTATACGGCAGAAGCGCAAAAGATTTTGTACACCATGATGCACAAGGAAGACGACCCGGCGCATGACAAAGTAACTAATATGTTCAATAATGAGAGGAGGCTGGTCGTTTTCGTCCCGACTGTTAGCGCCGACGGATTTACTGACCCATCATACCAGCTTCCTCATTATTATGAGCTTTGGTCGCGATGGGCAGATAAGGATAATCAATTTTGGTGTGATGCTGCTTCAACAAGTCGAAAGCTTATAAGGGAGGCCGCAAACCCGACCACCGGATTGTGCCCCGACTACTGCAACTTCGACGGAACCATTGTGACTTTTTGGCATGGTGGACATCAGGATTTCAGATTTGATGCCTGGCGTGTTGCCATGAACGTTGCCGTTGATTATGAATGGTTCATGGCTGATGATTGGGAATCAACCGAATGCAACCGCCTGCTGGCTTTTTTTCGATCGGAGGGAATAAATAGTTATGGAAATCAATACGCGCTTGAGGGGAAGAGACTTGGAAACGATCACAGCACGGGTTTGGTAGCGATGAACGCAGTCGCTGCGCTCGCTTCCACGAGTGATGACAGGAAAGCGTTTGTCGAAGCATTGTGGAATGCCAGAGTGCCGGCTGGTCTGTACCGATACTATGACGGCATGCTATACATGCTGGCAATGCTGCAAGTGAGCGGAAATTTTAAAATTTATGACCCGACGGGCAAGCCGGTTCCGGCCTGCGGGAAATAAATCAGGCAGGAGATCACTTAATTATGGAACGGTGGAGTAATGGATCAGGATGGAACGCGAGAGCGGGAGCGAGAATCCAGGAACTAGAATCCAGAAACAAAGAGACTTATTTATCACCTTTTGCCACCTGCGTCTTGCTTCTTGCATCATGGCTTGTGTTTCCGCAAACCGCATTTTCCATCGGAGGCGAACGATATGTCAGGTTCGAGAACGGAAGAGGCTACTTCCCTCTTGTCGTAAATGGCAAGTCCGCACCGCTATGCGTGAGCTCGGATGACTTTCCGGGAGTCAGACTCATTCTGAAATATTTCCAGACCGACATTGCAAATGTTGCTGGAACGAAACCTGAAATCTCGATTGATACCATCCCACCGTCGAAAAATATTGTCATGGTCGGCACAATCGGGAAGAGTCCGGTGATCGATCGGTTGATTTCAAAAAAGAAAATAGACGTATCCGGAGTCGAGGGAGAATGGGAAACTTCATTGATTCAGGTCGTGAACAACCCATACCCAGGCGTGGATCATGCTCTGGTAATTGCGGGAAGTGACAAACGTGGTACGATATATGGGATGTTCAGCATCTCCGAAAGGATCGGCGTGTCCCCTTGGTACTGGTGGGCAGACGTGTCGATAAAGCAACACAGGGATATTTTCATACTCCCCGGCCGACACTCGGATGGGCCGCCCTCAGTCAGATACCGGGGAATTTTCCTTAACGACGAGTGGCCGGATTTGACGAACTGGGTGGCGGCGAAATACGGTTTCGCGACACAGAGCGAGAATCCTCCAGTCCCGCCGGGAGTTGCAAACTACGGGCACGAATTCTATGAACGGATATTTGAGCTGCTTCTGAGATTGAAGGCAAATTATCTCTGGCCCGCCATGTGGGACAACGCGTTCAATGAAGACGACACTTTGAATCCGAAGCTCGCCAATGAGTACGGCATCGTCATGGGAACGTCTCATCAGGAGCCGATGCTGAGAGCACAGAAAGAATGGGACCGGCGCTATCTCAATACCATCGGCACCTGGAACTTTGCCAAATATCCAGATACGCTGGAGAATTTCTGGCGCGCTGGTGTCAGACGAAATAAGGATTATGAAAGCATTATCACGATCGGCCTTCGCGGTGCGAACGACACTCCGATGGCTCCCGGAGGACCGGAAGCGAACATGGCTTTGCTGGGAAAGATCGTGGACCTCCAACGGAGAATTTTGAAAGAAGAGGTGAATCCTGACGTTACGAAAGTGCCTCAGTTGTGGTGTCCCTATAAAGAAGTGCTTGATTTCTACAACGCTGGATTCCGCGTTCCCGATGACGTCACGATCCTCTGGACTGACGACAACTGGGGAAATATTCGC from Candidatus Acidiferrales bacterium includes these protein-coding regions:
- a CDS encoding FG-GAP-like repeat-containing protein yields the protein MKTFLRSLAAGVFLLLLGLSTSDAQEVTFTAGPSVTATGGAGNGGFAWGDLDGSGNLSIFIPYNIVELNSITAFTKAASTATANIPINTNSTGLLLADFNGDGVPDLFTTNGGNPSTSGVNSSLFYDSAGVFILATGVGDLATAGATGEVFQGASAAPIDHSNYLSIAYPGGFTGIAGSNQAAPVPPNGGVWLLKGGPTGFTDIGKGAAAGNLGIDSTLSYESWDVRFFDANNDGYLDLLMPSFRNGFSKIDTGTSGARKGCVMLLNDGTGKFIIPTAATLGRSIYALDSVKLNKAGTADSIEYSSVHGDTGIIVDDTVRHFAAIGEQWGDLNNDGIEDLVLNGLNATDNRDGNDTLRADVILYGKGDGTFTYKWDGVHVVANNGLVQSTAQRAISIGDYNNDGLLDIYTAQTFTPQHLYRNNGDGTFTDIASTDGVTGGPGTQRGAQLVDYDNDGFLDVFVYTGGNTLLLKNGGNTNNWIAFKPIGTGNNKSAIGAKFTVWTGGHKQIREISASGGSAGMGGTLRANFGLGTATAVDSVHVQWPDGNSQTLVLKDGVNRYYTVREGDLVPAVPVLVSPKNDSTGAPTSMTLNWNSSANAAHYQVQLSLDRTFATNVVANDSSLTTTSKSVSGLGYSSWYYWRVLAYDTFYTSGYSVVDSFQTIVQAPTAVPTLLSPANNATNQPYKLKLVISKTSDAAQYNWQVTTDGTFGSTFAVNDSTIDTTNTVTLAGGTKYFWRVRGVNPGGAANFSSADTFTVMTVPAVAVLAFPAQGQVSIPADTLVLKWHSVAADTGYICQISTSKSFSSLVFTSDTTRDTTFKATSLQTLTWYYWRVASYNAGGASAFTAVDSFQTIVPIPAAPLLSSPLASATGVARLTTFVWRSVTYASKYHLQVSTANDFSAVVRDTTVGDTTATLTNHLDASTRYYWHVSAIDTAGEGAFASTRLFTTGLVDALNEQGGPPKEFALFQNYPNPFNPSTMINYDIPKNAYVKVVIYDVLGRVVATLVNGVQQPSHYSVEWNPAGLSSGIYFCRIQAQSQDGSGNFVSVKKLVYMK
- a CDS encoding glycosyl hydrolase family 8, which codes for MQTKTRAMFFLIIATIMLVNPAIVPGADKKGAYYTGVYENLFAELLGKNESQVKSKLDSAFSQLFFGNDSTQRVYFPDSSDSTMAYVEDIANHDVRTEGMSYGMMIAVQMDNKNVFNRIWKWAKSYMQVKSGPHEGYFAWHCRPDGTLLDSNAASDGEQWFVMSLFFASARWGNGDGIYNYTAEAQKILYTMMHKEDDPAHDKVTNMFNNERRLVVFVPTVSADGFTDPSYQLPHYYELWSRWADKDNQFWCDAASTSRKLIREAANPTTGLCPDYCNFDGTIVTFWHGGHQDFRFDAWRVAMNVAVDYEWFMADDWESTECNRLLAFFRSEGINSYGNQYALEGKRLGNDHSTGLVAMNAVAALASTSDDRKAFVEALWNARVPAGLYRYYDGMLYMLAMLQVSGNFKIYDPTGKPVPACGK